A single region of the Nicotiana sylvestris chromosome 6, ASM39365v2, whole genome shotgun sequence genome encodes:
- the LOC104229977 gene encoding ubiquitin-conjugating enzyme E2 34-like: MAEKACVKRLQKEYRALCKEPVSHVVARPSPNDILEWHYVLEGSEGTPFSGGYYYGKIKFPPEYPFKPPGISMVTPNGRFMTQKKICLSMSDFHPESWNPMWSVSSILTGLLSFMMDNSPTTGSVTTTVAEKQKLAKASLAFNCKNPTFRKLFPEYVEKYEEEKVMVHPTQEQVSTIPTQAENSTPLLDGLNKVEPHKDVKNQQRKSCPTWLLLLLVSVFGVVMALPLLQL, encoded by the exons ATGGCAGAAAAGGCATGTGTAAAGCGACTCCAGAAGGAATATAGAGCACTTTGTAAA GAACCTGTCTCCCATGTTGTGGCCCGCCCTTCACCAAATGATATTCTTGAGTGGC ATTACGTGTTGGAGGGGAGTGAAGGAACACCCTTTTCAG GTGGATATTATTATGGGAAGATTAAGTTTCCTCCAGAATATCCATTTAAACCTCCAGGAATCAG CATGGTTACTCCAAATGGAAGATTTATGACGCAAAAGAAAATCTGTTTATCTATGAGTGACT TTCACCCAGAGAGTTGGAACCCTATGTGGTCTGTGTCAAG CATACTCACAGGACTGCTCTCGTTTATG ATGGACAACAGTCCTACCACAGGCAGTGTAACAACAACAGTTGCTGAAAAACAGAAGCTTGCTAAGGCTTCACTTGCTTTCAATTGTAAGAA CCCAACCTTTAGAAAATTGTTTCCAGAATATGTGGAGAAGTATGAAGAGGAGAAGGTGATGGTGCATCCTACTCAGGAGCAGGTTTCAACCATACCAACTCAAGCAGAAAATTCTACACCCTTGTTGGATGGTCTGAATAAAGTAGAGCCCCATAAAGACGTGAAAAACCAACAGAGGAAATCTTGCCCAACttggttattgttgttgctaGTATCAGTTTTTGGCGTTGTAATGGCTCTGCCTCTGCTTCAGCTTTGA
- the LOC104229976 gene encoding RING-H2 finger protein ATL60-like yields the protein MEDASHTGGKIEESGTFELTGKIMVVAIVLIFLVIVFVFLFHLYSKWLWNRRRQADGGNPNASTRRRHGFNFSSAGHHQEVNNVTSALRRGLDPTLLKSIPVVLFNPKEFKDGLECAVCLCDVSEGEKARLLPKCNHGFHVDCIDMWFQSHSTCPLCRNPVSNISSDDQNLTSIELLTVEEENSVSIEVANFPTNILFWGNETQVSSLEDSLQGPNSSSNAPCPPPPPPPSSSSLSSSFASTSDRRCVALVIDIPSQTNEAEDEQKSPIMSTRLRSLKRLLSRDRRVNPSSPRIMGVEQGGRGQS from the coding sequence ATGGAAGATGCGTCCCATACCGGTGGTAAAATAGAGGAATCAGGTACGTTTGAGCTCACTGGAAAAATAATGGTGGTAGCTATTGTACTTATTTTTCTTGTGATAGTTTTCGTTTTCTTATTCCACCTTTACTCAAAATGGTTATGGAATCGCCGCCGTCAAGCAGACGGTGGCAACCCTAATGCCAGTACACGGCGGCGGCACGGCTTCAACTTTTCTTCGGCCGGTCATCATCAAGAAGTGAATAATGTTACATCTGCTCTCCGCCGGGGTCTGGACCCCACTCTTCTTAAATCTATTCCCGTAGTTTTATTCAATCCTAAAGAATTTAAAGATGGATTAGAATGTGCTGTTTGTCTTTGTGATGTTTCTGAAGGTGAAAAGGCAAGACTTTTACCTAAATGTAATCATGGATTTCATGTGGATTGTATTGATATGTGGTTTCAATCTCATTCCACTTGTCCTCTTTGTAGAAATCCTGTTTCCAATATATCTTCTGATGATCAGAATCTCACCTCTATAGAATTATTAACAGTGGAAGAAGAGAATTCAGTTTCTATAGAGGTGGCAAATTTCCCAACCAATATCTTGTTTTGGGGGAATGAGACTCAAGTGAGTAGTTTGGAGGACTCTTTACAAGGTCCTAATTCTTCTTCTAACGCGCCTTGTcctccaccaccaccaccaccatctTCATCATCCTTGTCGTCGTCATTTGCCTCTACGAGTGATAGGCGTTGTGTAGCATTGGTGATTGATATTCCGAGCCAAACAAATGAAGCAGAAGATGAACAGAAATCTCCAATAATGTCCACAAGATTGAGGTCTTTGAAAAGGCTGTTGAGTAGGGATAGGAGGGTTAATCCTTCTAGTCCAAGAATTATGGGTGTTGAACAAGGAGGCAGAGGCCAGAGCTAG